From Malacoplasma iowae:
GTTAATTTTCCACAAAAAAGTTCTGATGTTAGATTTCTTACAGTTTTGAAAAATGGTAATGTTTTAATGTATGGTGGTGCAAAAACAGGTTTAAATGATTCCGCTTACTTATATGAAAAAGATAAAAAAACTATAACGAAAATTCAGCATAATTTTCAAACATTTATGGATAAAATTACTAAGCCAAAAAATTCAAAATGATATTTTTTTAATTTAATTCCTGTATCAAATAATAGAAATTTGGTTGAAATTGTTAATTTCACTACTCTTTCAGGTCCTGAAATAGGGAACAAACCAGAAGATGCAAACTTTAATGTTTATTTTATTTTAGTTGATGATAATTTAAATATTATTCAAAATAATGGATGAACTTCTCCTGCGTTAGCAGCAAATGGAATTTCTGGGTATAAAAATAGTAAAATAACACCTCAACGTGATTATTATTATTTTGCTGATGGCAAAGTAGTTACAGTTATTTATAATAGAATAATAATTGTTGATCCTAATAATGGAGTTACTTTTAAATCATCTAAATTATCTGAAGAAAATAAGTGAGTTTTATCTTGAACTTTTGATAGTGGAGAAAATTTATTTTTCAAATATAAAGATGATGGATTTATTTATTCATCTTCTTCAACATCTGTTAAATCAACACCCAAGGATACTTTAGTAAATTTAGATACATATTTTGATATTAATAGTTATTCCCAAAATGATATTAATAAGTATTCTAAAGATTATATTCTTTATAATGTTCATGGTTACTATGGCCAAATAATGATGTTAAATTCTTATTTTTATACAGATCCAAATTTTCCAAATAAAACTGAACAAGAAATAATTGATAATAAATATGGGTTGGCTGTAGCTATTACATCAAATGAAAATAATCCTCTTTTTGGTGATATAAAAGGATTGTTGAATACTGATGATGCATTTATCAAATCTTCAGATTTTACTATCGATAATTCAATATTAAATAATAAACTTCCTAGTGAAATATCAAGACAAGATTTAACAATTACAAATGATGGTTTCTTTACAAGAAACCCAGAGAAAAAAGAAGATGGTACATTAAAATATCCACAATTTGTTAAAGAAGTTATAAATGATAATGAAAAAAAAGATGGACAAGATGGAAATTTAAAAATTACAGCTAACATAGATCAAATTCCATGATTTGTTAATAATAATGTTATGCCATCAGATATTGCCCCACTAACAATTACTAAATGATTCAATACAAGTAACTATATTCAAAGCAGAGTGAATTGAAAAGATGTTTCATTAGATTATGATTTCAAAAATACTATTCCTTCAAAAGTTACATTAGATGATGTTAAAAGATTTGATCCTTTTTATATAAACCTTACTTCTCAAAACACAACTATATCAGGTATTAATTATCCAACTAAAAATTATAAATTTGAAAATCAAAATGATAATGATGGAACAATTACAATTAAAGCAGTAGTTACATATTTACCAATAGATGTGGAAGCAAAAAAAGAAAATCTTATAACACAAGAATTTTCGCATAAATACCAAATATTCAAAAAAACAGATGATAAAAGTTTTAATTATATTGGTAATAAAAATGACAGTAGTGAAGAAAATATTAAAAATATTCCCCAATTAAAAGAATTAAGTGAATCTAACTTATTGCCTAGTAGTTTTGAAGCAGAAGATACATCAAGTATTTTAAAATTTATTAATACAGATTCATCTAAAGGGTATCCACTTAGCAAGATGAAATTTTCAATTACAACAAATGATATAAACGGTACTTTAACTATATCTGGTAAACTTCAAGATGGATATTATGAAGATAATTATACAAATAAAGAATTTACAAAAACATATACAGGGTTAAACCGTATATCAGATTATAGCTTTAATGTTAATTCAAATCCAATGGGCTTTAACAAAAAAGATTATTTTCCATCTGATATAGATGAACAAATAATTTACAAGTTTTTTGCAAATTACAATGGTTTTAATTCATCAGATATAAAATTAAGTTTGATTCCAAATGATGTAAAAGGTGAATTGTCTGTCAGATTTAATTTGGATAAGACTTATCCTGAAAGTGTAGCAAATAATGTTGGTTTTTTAAAACAAGAAGATTCTTATATTAAAGAATTTGTTATTGATGGATTTAAAACAACAAAAGAATATGAAGAACAATACTCTGTTAAATTTAAAGATGATAATAGTAAAGATTTTGATCAAATAAAAAAATATACTCCAAATCAAATTAAACAAATATTAAAAAAAGAAACTAAAGAAGATAATAAGCTTTACATTGGAAACCAAGAGATAAAAAGCGAAATGGATTTTGCTAAAAATGTTGTTGAAAAATATGGATCAAAAATACCAAAAGAATTAACAAATGAAAATTTTGAACAACATATATATTACAATGATCCAAATGGTGAAATCACTGTTAAATTAGTATTTAAAAGTATTGAAGGTTTATCAAATGAATTAGTTTTCATTCAAAGATTTACAGGTTTTGCTAAAGGCAACCAAGTTCCAACTGATGATATTCTTTCTTTTAAAACAGAATCAAAATTATTTTCTGATAATGAACAATTTACAAAAGTTTTGCCATCTTCAATAAAAAAATCTTTAGATGATGTTTCAACTAGAAAAGATATGATTGATAAATTTTTATCTTTCTATTCTGGTGATTATAAAAAAATGATTGATAAAAATAATTTTAATTTAGATGTTGTTGCAGATGATATATTTGGTTACATAACTATAAAAATTTCTTTTAATGAAAAAGATATAACTAATAAACAATCTCTATTGTCATACACAGCAACATATAATGGATTCTTAACAGAATAATTACTTTTATATTTAAATATTTAACTTATGAATTTTAACTAAGTGAGAATAACAATTAACTATAATAATCTTTAAAACTAATTAATAATGCAAAATTGAAATAATAAAATTTAACTAATCATTTTATTATTTCAATCCCTAACTGACATGTGAAGTGCAACACTTCAATGTTACATTAAACTCTCGACTTTGAAATATAAGTTGAGAGTTTTTTGTTTTAAATATTTTCTTGATACATTTGGTAAGCTGTTTTATAACCAAACATTTTTCTTGGGATGTTGTTTACTTTTCATTCAAGAGTTTTTATTTTATCTTCACTTACTAAACTGAAGTCAGTTCCTTTTTTATATCATCTTCTAACTATCCCATTTATGTTCTCGTTGGACCCTCTTTGGAATGAAGAATAAGGTTGGCAATAATAAACTTTAAAGTTGAATTGTTTTGCAGTTATTCCCATCATTTGAAACTCTAACCCATTATCAACAGTGATGCTTTTTATTGGGAGTTTTTCATCTCGAATAATGGTATACATTTTAGCCATCATTGATCTAGCGTTTTTACCTTTTATTTTTCTAATAATTGCCAACCTTGTTTTTCTTTCTACTAATGTTAATAAGTGGTAATAACCACTTTGCCTTTTACTAACTATTAGATCAGCTTCTCAATGTCCAAATTCTTTTCTTTTGTTTATCTTTTCTGGTCTTAGACTATAAGGAATGCAGTATTTTCCATCAATTTTAGAAAATATACCTATTTTTCTTCTTTTTCCTTTAACATATTTTCTTCTTAAACAATCTCTTCTTTGTATCTTTCAAATCTTGCTATTGATTCATCTAAATACTTGCCTAGCACTTGGAACTTTAACTAATGGATAGTTTTCTTTTATTCAAAAAATTGTAGCTTCTACACCATGAGATTTAGGATTAAATTTTTGAATAAAAAGATCTGTGAAGTTTTTGTACTTCAACATAAAAAACATATGACAATTTGATTTTCTTCTAATGTATTTTTTGTGAGCATTTGATGAATAATAAATTCCTGTTGAAGATGTGTTTCTTTTTAATTCTCTTGATATTGTTGATTTGTTTTTATTTAAGATTTTTGCAATCTTATTCATAGAATATTTTTCTTTATTTCAAAGAAAATAAATTAAGCATCTTTCTTCTTTTGTTAAATGTTTATAAGTTTTCATAAGCACTCCTAATATTCATTATCTTTTTATTAGTGAACACTTACAAACAAAACAAATGAAGTGCACACTCTTTTTCGAGTGTTGCACTTCACATGTCAGTCGAGCATTGAAATAATAAAATTTAACTAATCATTTTATTATTTCAATTTTTTATTTTTATCTATTATTTTAAATTCATGTGTATGAGCATTAAAAAAATATTTAAAGTATGTATTTTAAAAATAATTTTTAAACCCTAGATTATTATTTACTTAATAAAAATTTAGATAACAAGTTTTAATCTTAATTAATTTTTAATTAAAAACTTTTTAGAAGAATTAATAAATTTGTAAAAAAATGATTAATTTTTTAATTTTTTATTGTTTATTTTTATAAGTTTTTTAATAATCATCATTTTATTTGTTTTTTATTTAAACAAGTTCTTGTTGTGTTTGCAAACTTTAATTGAAAAATAATTTATGATAAAACTTAAATAAATTTATATGGTATTTTTTATGGTAAGAAAAAAAATAATTTTAACTACAATTATAGCTTCTTTATCAGGAGCATCAATTGGTTTTATACCTAGTTTTGTGATTAATAAAAAATCATCTTATAAAATTAGTAATGCAAATATTAACGATCAATCAAATAATTTAAGTAATAATAATCTTATAAATGAAGAATTAAATAAATTAACACCAACTCAAGCAAATAGTCAAAATACATTTTTATCTGCAAAAACAGGACCAATAGTTTATTGAGGGTCAAAAATTTCTTCTTTGGATTGATTTGGTGGAGAAAGATGAAGTGTTGATTTAGATACAATGATGGAAAATCCTTTTAAAACTGGGGATTGAAAAAGAAGTTGATTTAACTATGATTATGATAGAACAAACAATATTTTGTATATTCTAACTAGTGGTGCTAGTTGAAGTAATGTTAAACAAAGATTGTTAGCAATAGATGTTGAAACTGGAAAAGACGCATTTACAGGTAAAGAAATAAATGAGCAAAACAAAATTAGCTCAATTGATTTCCCTCAAACTAATTCTGATGTTAGGTTTCTTACTGTTTTGAAAAACGGTAATGTTTTAATGTATGGTGGAGCAAAAACCGGATTAAATGGTAATGCATATTTATATGATAAAAATCAAAATAAAATTGAAACAGTTAACCATAAATTTGAAGAACATATGAATATTATTTCTAAACCAAGTGATTCTAAGTGATATTTTTTTAATTTAATACCAGTATCAAATAATAGAAATCTTGTTGAAATTGTTAATTTTACAACTAAATCTGGTGTTGATATTGGTAATGGTGTTAATGATGCAAACTTTAATGTTTATTTTATTTTAGTTGATGATAAATTGAACATAATAAAAAATAATAAGTGATCTAAACCAAAACTAGCTGCAAACGGAATAAACGGTTATAAAAACAGTAAAATAACACCACAACGTGATTATTATTATTTTGCCGATGGAAAAGTTGTTACTGTTCTTTATAACAGAATAATTATTGTAGATCCTAATGGAGATGTTGATTTTAAATCTTTAAAATTATCAGATGAAGATAAATGAGTTTTATCATGAACATTTGATAGTGGAGAAAATTTATTTTTTAAATATAAAGATGATGGTTTTATTTATGCTTCATCTTCAACATCTGTAAAATCAACACAAGATAATAGTTTAGTTAACTTAAACACTTATTTTGATATTAATAGTTCAAGTCAAAATGGGGTTAATAAATATGCTAAAGATTATATTCTTTATAATGTCCATGGATATTATGGTCAGATAATGATGTTGAATTCTTATTTTAATACTGATCCAAATTTTAAAGATAAATCAGAAGAAGAAATCGTTGCAAATCAATATGGATTGGCTGTGGCTATAACTTCAAATGAAAATAATCCTTTATTTGGGGATATAAAAGGTTTGCTAAACACAGATAAAGCATTTATAAAATCATCTGATTTTTCAATTGATGATTCTATATTAAACAATAAACTTCCTAGTGAAATATCAAGACAAGATTTAACAATAACTAATGATGGTTTCTTTACACAAAATACAGAAAAAAACAATAATGGGACATTAAAATATCCTCAATTTGTCAAAGAAGTAATAAATGATGATGGAAAAAAGAATGGTGATCAAGGAAATTTAAGAATAACAGCTAACATCGATCAAATTCCATGATTTGTTAACAATAATGTTATGCCATCAGATATTGCACCTTTAACAATAACTAAATGATTTAACACAAAACAAAAAATTTCTGATAGGGTTAACTGAAAAGATGTTAATTTAGATTATGATTTTAAAAATACATTACCATCAAAGGTAACAGTAGATGACGTTAAAAGATTTAGTCCTTTTTCTATTAATATAACATCACAAAAAACAACAATTGGCGGTGTGTCTTATCCAAAAGAAGAATATAAGATAACTGAAAGAAAAGATGAAACTGGCGAAATAAAAATAACAATGGAATATTCATATCTTCCTATTGATGTTGAAGCAAAAAGTGAAAATATTTTAAAACAAACATTTGAAAAAACATTCAATATTTTTAAAACTAGTGATGAGAAAAAATTTAATTTTGTTGGAAATGGGCAAACAGAAGAAAACATAAATTCCATTCCTCAGTTAAAGGAATTGAGTGAATCAAATTTGTTACCAAGTAGTATATCAAGTGAAGATAATTCGTCAATTTTAAGATTTATTAATACTGATACATCTAGTGGTTATCCATTAAGTAAAATGAAATTTAATGTTACTCCAAACGATAATAATGGTACTTTAAAAATAACTGCTGTATTACCTAAAGAATATTATGGGGACCAAGAAGATAAAGTTTTCACTAAAACATATACTGGTTTAAATAAAACATCCAATTATAAATTTATTTTTAATGCCAATCCAAAAGAGTTTAATAAAAATTCGTATAGACCAAGTGAAGTAAGTGAACAAGATATTTATAAATATTTTGTTATGTATAGTGGATATAACTCTTCTGATTTATCTATTAATCTTCAACCAAATGATGAAACAGGGGAACTTCAAGTAACATTTTATTTAAATGGTGATTATCCAGAATCAATAGCAAATAACTATAATGGATTTGTTAAAACAGAAAATGGCTATGAATATGTTGTAAAAGTAGACGGTTTCCAAACTAATGATGAATATGAAAAACAATATCAAGTGAATTTTATTGATGACAATGATTTTTCATTAAATGACATTAAAAAATTTACACCTAAACAAATAAGTCTTTCATTAAAAAACATTTCATCAAAAATAGATGATAATAAAAACATCATAATAAATGGTAAAGAAATAAAAACTGAAGAAGAATTAGCAAAAGCATTGATTAAATCAACAGGAAGTAAAATTCCAAAAGTAGAAGATTTGAATCAAAATAATTTTTCGTATGAAATTTATTATAATGATCCAAATGGTGAAATAACTATTAAATTAACTTTTAAAAATATTCAAGACATAAATAGTGATTTGGTTTTTATTCAAAGATATACAGGTTTTGCAAAAGGTAATCAAGTTACAACAAATGATATATTATCTTTTAAAACTCAAGATAAATTGATGTTTGACAATAGTGAATTAAAAAAATTATTACCTAGTGAAATTGCAAGTATGTTAAATGATAAAAATTCTAGAGTAAAAGAATTAAATAAATTTCTTAACTATTATTCTGGTGATTATAAAAAATCAATAGATAATAATAAATTTGATTTGGATGTTGTTTATGATGATATTTTTGGATATTTAACTATTAAAATAGTATTTGACAGAACTGATATTGTTGATACAAATTCATTATTATCTTATACTGCTACATACAATGGTTTTATGCATGAATAATGAAAAAATTATTTTTTAACTTATATAAAAATTTAATTAAATATTTTAGTTTGGTTTACTCAAAAGCAACATTTATTTAAATTTGCTGGGTTTTATAGTATTATGTTTTTTTGTTATTATATTAATGATAATAAGAGGTCATTAAAATGAAGAGAAGTTTAAAATGAGTATTATTTGCAACTTCATTAAGTTCTTTGGTTTTAGCTTCTGGTATAGTTATTGGTAGTACAAATATAATAAGGTTACCAGGAAATTCAACAAATAATGGTCATGGAGATGGTAATAACAATGGTGGTGAAGATAATAAACCAAATGAATTTGTTAAGCCGCAATTAAAATCATCAATAAAAGGTATAGGTAGTTTGGATAAATTTATAACTACGTCTAGTAAGGCAGATGATGTTAATAAAAATTTTAATAATGTAATCAATGGTAATAAAGAACAAATTATTAGTAATTGAACTGATATTCCAGAAGATCAACAAAAGTTAATAAATATAAATTCAAAAGTGAAAAATTGAGATAATAATTCTTGAGGTTCAGAAACTTTTTCTGAGTGGTCATCAAAAAATCAGCCAACCACTATGGTTTGAAAAGGTTTTGGAGAATCACCGAATACTAATGAGAAAATAGATTTTAAATCCAATTCTGGATTGAAAGATTTTTTTGACACTAATCTTGATAAGATTGCTAAAAATTCACTAGAAAATTTTGATAATAAAAAAGCAAGTTTGGCCAATTCAGATATTGTAATAGGAGATAATGGTGAATTATTAGTTGGTGTTTCAGTAAGCGATAATCAGCAACCAGCTACAATTAAAAAATTTAATTCAGAAACAACAGATGAAAGTGTAAAAAATTATGTGTTATCAATTCCGGCAGATAATGTTAATTTTTTACCTGAATTAAGTATAGAAACAACTTATGGTGCAGATGATAATAATCTTACTTTATCATCAGATGTATCTTTTGTTTATACTGTTACTAGCAATGAAACAAAAGAGCACGTTTTTTCAAGCAAATCTAATTCAAAAAAAGTAATTATTTTAGATGAAAAAAGTAATGATAATAATTCTATTGGTTTAATAACATCACCTATCAAGGATATTGATATATTAAAATCATTAAAATGAGTTACAGATGGAAAAGAATTAACAGATCATGTAGATGGTAATGAAATTGATGCAACTGAATTGAATGAGGATCAAATAATTAATGATCTTGAAATTACAAATCTAACAAAAGATAGATTATTGGGTATTCAAATTGAAATGAAAACAAGAGACATAAATAGTGCAGATTTTAATGGTGAATACTCTATACTTATATTTACAACATTATCACAACAGTCTAATAATGATATAGATTTAAATTTAAATTTCACAACTTATAAAA
This genomic window contains:
- a CDS encoding lipoprotein 17-related variable surface protein — its product is MIRKKIISLTALISLFGVGVGTFGTVLFRNNKTTSYVNKEKSKEEISDKTNNKVNEKNKLIASQANSQNTFLSAKTGPIVYWGSKISSLDWFGGERWSIDLDTMMDNPYKDGDWKRSWFNYDYDRTNNILYILTSGSSRSNANQRLLAIDVETGKDVFTGKEISVQNKISYVNFPQKSSDVRFLTVLKNGNVLMYGGAKTGLNDSAYLYEKDKKTITKIQHNFQTFMDKITKPKNSKWYFFNLIPVSNNRNLVEIVNFTTLSGPEIGNKPEDANFNVYFILVDDNLNIIQNNGWTSPALAANGISGYKNSKITPQRDYYYFADGKVVTVIYNRIIIVDPNNGVTFKSSKLSEENKWVLSWTFDSGENLFFKYKDDGFIYSSSSTSVKSTPKDTLVNLDTYFDINSYSQNDINKYSKDYILYNVHGYYGQIMMLNSYFYTDPNFPNKTEQEIIDNKYGLAVAITSNENNPLFGDIKGLLNTDDAFIKSSDFTIDNSILNNKLPSEISRQDLTITNDGFFTRNPEKKEDGTLKYPQFVKEVINDNEKKDGQDGNLKITANIDQIPWFVNNNVMPSDIAPLTITKWFNTSNYIQSRVNWKDVSLDYDFKNTIPSKVTLDDVKRFDPFYINLTSQNTTISGINYPTKNYKFENQNDNDGTITIKAVVTYLPIDVEAKKENLITQEFSHKYQIFKKTDDKSFNYIGNKNDSSEENIKNIPQLKELSESNLLPSSFEAEDTSSILKFINTDSSKGYPLSKMKFSITTNDINGTLTISGKLQDGYYEDNYTNKEFTKTYTGLNRISDYSFNVNSNPMGFNKKDYFPSDIDEQIIYKFFANYNGFNSSDIKLSLIPNDVKGELSVRFNLDKTYPESVANNVGFLKQEDSYIKEFVIDGFKTTKEYEEQYSVKFKDDNSKDFDQIKKYTPNQIKQILKKETKEDNKLYIGNQEIKSEMDFAKNVVEKYGSKIPKELTNENFEQHIYYNDPNGEITVKLVFKSIEGLSNELVFIQRFTGFAKGNQVPTDDILSFKTESKLFSDNEQFTKVLPSSIKKSLDDVSTRKDMIDKFLSFYSGDYKKMIDKNNFNLDVVADDIFGYITIKISFNEKDITNKQSLLSYTATYNGFLTE
- a CDS encoding IS30 family transposase; translated protein: MKTYKHLTKEERCLIYFLWNKEKYSMNKIAKILNKNKSTISRELKRNTSSTGIYYSSNAHKKYIRRKSNCHMFFMLKYKNFTDLFIQKFNPKSHGVEATIFWIKENYPLVKVPSARQVFRWINSKIWKIQRRDCLRRKYVKGKRRKIGIFSKIDGKYCIPYSLRPEKINKRKEFGHWEADLIVSKRQSGYYHLLTLVERKTRLAIIRKIKGKNARSMMAKMYTIIRDEKLPIKSITVDNGLEFQMMGITAKQFNFKVYYCQPYSSFQRGSNENINGIVRRWYKKGTDFSLVSEDKIKTLEWKVNNIPRKMFGYKTAYQMYQENI
- a CDS encoding lipoprotein 17-related variable surface protein, with translation MVRKKIILTTIIASLSGASIGFIPSFVINKKSSYKISNANINDQSNNLSNNNLINEELNKLTPTQANSQNTFLSAKTGPIVYWGSKISSLDWFGGERWSVDLDTMMENPFKTGDWKRSWFNYDYDRTNNILYILTSGASWSNVKQRLLAIDVETGKDAFTGKEINEQNKISSIDFPQTNSDVRFLTVLKNGNVLMYGGAKTGLNGNAYLYDKNQNKIETVNHKFEEHMNIISKPSDSKWYFFNLIPVSNNRNLVEIVNFTTKSGVDIGNGVNDANFNVYFILVDDKLNIIKNNKWSKPKLAANGINGYKNSKITPQRDYYYFADGKVVTVLYNRIIIVDPNGDVDFKSLKLSDEDKWVLSWTFDSGENLFFKYKDDGFIYASSSTSVKSTQDNSLVNLNTYFDINSSSQNGVNKYAKDYILYNVHGYYGQIMMLNSYFNTDPNFKDKSEEEIVANQYGLAVAITSNENNPLFGDIKGLLNTDKAFIKSSDFSIDDSILNNKLPSEISRQDLTITNDGFFTQNTEKNNNGTLKYPQFVKEVINDDGKKNGDQGNLRITANIDQIPWFVNNNVMPSDIAPLTITKWFNTKQKISDRVNWKDVNLDYDFKNTLPSKVTVDDVKRFSPFSINITSQKTTIGGVSYPKEEYKITERKDETGEIKITMEYSYLPIDVEAKSENILKQTFEKTFNIFKTSDEKKFNFVGNGQTEENINSIPQLKELSESNLLPSSISSEDNSSILRFINTDTSSGYPLSKMKFNVTPNDNNGTLKITAVLPKEYYGDQEDKVFTKTYTGLNKTSNYKFIFNANPKEFNKNSYRPSEVSEQDIYKYFVMYSGYNSSDLSINLQPNDETGELQVTFYLNGDYPESIANNYNGFVKTENGYEYVVKVDGFQTNDEYEKQYQVNFIDDNDFSLNDIKKFTPKQISLSLKNISSKIDDNKNIIINGKEIKTEEELAKALIKSTGSKIPKVEDLNQNNFSYEIYYNDPNGEITIKLTFKNIQDINSDLVFIQRYTGFAKGNQVTTNDILSFKTQDKLMFDNSELKKLLPSEIASMLNDKNSRVKELNKFLNYYSGDYKKSIDNNKFDLDVVYDDIFGYLTIKIVFDRTDIVDTNSLLSYTATYNGFMHE